GATCGCGCGCAACGCCGTGATCGACCACGTGCGTGCCGCCCGGGTGCGGCCCTGGCAGTCGGCGCTGGCCGGTGACGAGGCGGTGCAGGCCGCGGTGCACGACGCCGGCGGCCCCGCGGGCGACCCCTCCGAGCGACTGGTGGGACAGTGGGTCGTCGAGGAGGCGCTGCTGCGCCTGAGCGAGCAGCACCGGGTGGCCATCGTGCAGACCCACCTGCGCGAGCGGCCCTACGACGAGGTCGCCGCCGAGCTGGGGGTGCCCGTGGGCACGCTGCGCAGCCGCGTCTTCTACGGGCTCAAGGCGCTGCGCGCCGCGATGGACGAGATGGGGGTGGCGCCGTGAACGACGCCCATGAGCACGGGCAGCAGGA
The Nocardioides marinisabuli genome window above contains:
- a CDS encoding sigma-70 family RNA polymerase sigma factor, with the protein product MGLGDEDGVHAAYLQHGPEIYRFVLRSLGDPGAAEDVTQETFLKAWRHAERYDPGLASLRVWLFGIARNAVIDHVRAARVRPWQSALAGDEAVQAAVHDAGGPAGDPSERLVGQWVVEEALLRLSEQHRVAIVQTHLRERPYDEVAAELGVPVGTLRSRVFYGLKALRAAMDEMGVAP